The following proteins are encoded in a genomic region of Sparus aurata chromosome 11, fSpaAur1.1, whole genome shotgun sequence:
- the LOC115592014 gene encoding transcription factor jun-D-like, giving the protein MMKKDINLSLADDADLKPHLRDAESLLSSPDLGLLKLASPELERLIIQSNGMVTTTPTSSQFLYPKTVTDEQEFAEGFVKALEDLHKQNQLSGAVQTNSSLDLGANIAPVTVQPDLPVYTNLSSYGSGPLETTVNYSTDTVPFPPPPSHHLGAAPPQPELSRVQPLKEEPQTVPDVQSFGDSPPLSPIDIDSQERMKAERKRLRNRIAASKCRMRKLERISRLEDKVKTLKNHNVDLASTASLLREQVSQLKQKVLTHVNSGCQLLPHEVQVH; this is encoded by the coding sequence ATGATGAAGAAGGATATTAACTTGAGCCTGGCGGACGACGCTGACCTCAAGCCGCATCTCCGCGACGCCGAGAGCCTCCTCAGCTCCCCGGACCTGGGGCTGCTCAAACTGGCCTCCCCGGAGCTGGAGCGGCTCATCATCCAGTCCAACGGGATGGTCACGACGACGCCCACCAGCTCCCAGTTCCTCTACCCGAAGACGGTGACGGACGAGCAGGAGTTCGCCGAGGGCTTCGTCAAGGCGCTGGAGGACCTGCACAAGCAGAACCAGCTGAGCGGAGCCGTTCAGACGAACAGCAGCCTGGACCTGGGCGCCAACATCGCCCCGGTCACCGTGCAGCCGGATCTACCGGTGTACACGAACTTGAGCAGTTACGGCAGCGGGCCGCTGGAAACCACCGTCAACTACTCCACAGACACCGTCCCTTTCCCGCCTCCTCCGTCGCATCATTTGGGGGCAGCCCCGCCGCAGCCCGAGCTCTCTCGGGTCCAGCCGCTGAAGGAGGAGCCTCAGACGGTCCCCGACGTGCAGAGCTTCGGGGACAGTCCGCCGCTGTCTCCCATCGACATTGACTCACAGGAGCGCATGAAAGCCGAGAGGAAGAGGCTGCGCAACCGGATTGCAGCCTCCAAGTGTCGGATGCGCAAACTGGAGCGGATCTCCAGGCTGGAGGACAAGGTCAAAACGCTGAAGAACCACAACGTCGATCTGGCCTCAACGGCGAGCCTGCTGAGGGAGCAAGTGTCCCAGCTGAAGCAGAAAGTCCTCACCCATGTCAACAGCGGCTGCCAGCTGCTGCCACACGAAGTCCAGGTCCACTAG